A genomic window from Cupriavidus metallidurans CH34 includes:
- a CDS encoding peptidoglycan D,D-transpeptidase FtsI family protein — MRPIACNRRNFANRLTMPSKRYIAHSQSFANTIGSFHPGRSRFLVFLITLCFLGLAIRAIWIAGPGNAFYQQQGDLRVRRQLDVPPTRGRILDRNGHTLAQSLPAGAIYLSPRQMVSSDKYTGLAEALGMPLTEIEAASASDRGFVYLRRQTDAATLELVKTLALPGVGTVREFKRVYPSGPPFDALLGLVNLDGIGIEGLELALNDRLKGARGRSVVEKDRLGNILSQLVIAEAEDGGDIHLSIDERLQTATYQALQQASETVKARSSLAVVTDVKTGEILAAASWHADSSKRRAAALIDAFEPGSIIKPLIVAGALELKRVAPDTLIETNGRFDFAGAKITDVRNFGQLSVAGVIEKSSNIGMVKIVSRLSPDELWTHMHALGFGRKADSFPFPGLGSGRMHSARGMTPITQATMAYGYGLTASALQIAQAYAAIGNRGQLIPLTLERRPAGSETRGTQVLTPATAEAVLAMLERVTGAGGSGRQARVNEYRVGGKTGTAYLHVPGRGYDKKRYRASFAGVAPLSAPEIAVVVSVEDPSEGSHFGGKVAAPIFAQIVSRAMQLRHVVPDAPPAEANIAR, encoded by the coding sequence ATGCGCCCGATTGCTTGCAACCGCCGCAACTTTGCCAACAGGCTGACGATGCCCAGCAAGCGCTACATTGCCCATTCCCAGAGCTTCGCGAACACCATCGGGAGTTTTCACCCCGGTCGCTCCCGGTTTCTTGTGTTCCTGATCACGCTCTGCTTCCTGGGGCTCGCTATCCGCGCCATCTGGATCGCCGGACCTGGCAACGCGTTCTACCAGCAGCAAGGCGATTTACGCGTCAGGCGACAGCTCGATGTTCCGCCGACGCGCGGGCGAATTCTTGATCGCAACGGCCATACGCTCGCACAGAGCCTCCCGGCCGGCGCCATCTACTTAAGCCCCCGTCAGATGGTCTCCAGTGACAAATACACGGGGCTTGCGGAGGCACTCGGTATGCCCCTGACAGAGATCGAGGCGGCATCGGCATCGGACCGGGGCTTTGTGTACCTCAGGCGCCAGACCGACGCGGCAACGCTGGAACTGGTCAAGACGCTTGCGTTGCCAGGCGTGGGAACGGTACGCGAGTTCAAGCGTGTCTATCCATCCGGCCCGCCCTTCGACGCCCTTCTCGGGCTGGTCAATCTTGACGGCATCGGTATCGAGGGACTGGAACTCGCACTCAATGACCGGCTGAAAGGCGCGCGCGGGCGGAGCGTCGTCGAGAAGGACCGCCTTGGCAACATCCTCTCCCAGCTGGTGATTGCCGAGGCCGAGGACGGCGGCGATATCCATCTGTCGATCGATGAGCGGCTGCAAACCGCCACATACCAGGCACTGCAGCAGGCATCGGAAACGGTGAAGGCTCGATCCAGCCTTGCCGTGGTCACTGACGTCAAGACCGGCGAGATCCTCGCCGCCGCAAGCTGGCACGCCGATAGCAGCAAACGTCGCGCTGCGGCGCTGATCGACGCCTTCGAGCCAGGCAGCATCATCAAGCCGCTGATCGTCGCGGGTGCGCTGGAACTGAAGCGCGTTGCACCAGACACGTTGATCGAGACGAACGGCAGATTCGATTTTGCCGGCGCGAAGATCACAGACGTCCGGAACTTCGGCCAGCTATCGGTCGCGGGCGTTATCGAGAAATCGAGCAACATCGGCATGGTGAAAATCGTCTCCCGCCTCTCGCCGGACGAACTGTGGACGCACATGCACGCGCTCGGCTTTGGGCGAAAGGCTGACTCCTTCCCATTTCCCGGCCTGGGTAGTGGTCGCATGCATAGCGCGCGGGGGATGACGCCGATTACCCAGGCGACCATGGCATATGGATACGGGCTGACCGCCTCCGCGCTACAGATCGCGCAGGCATATGCGGCGATCGGCAATCGCGGCCAGCTTATCCCCCTTACCCTCGAACGGCGGCCAGCAGGAAGCGAGACGCGCGGCACGCAGGTCCTGACGCCAGCAACCGCGGAGGCCGTGCTGGCCATGCTCGAACGCGTGACCGGTGCCGGAGGGTCAGGCCGACAAGCCCGCGTGAACGAGTACCGCGTCGGCGGCAAAACGGGCACGGCCTACCTGCACGTCCCGGGACGTGGATACGACAAGAAGCGCTACCGCGCGTCGTTTGCCGGCGTGGCACCCCTGTCCGCGCCCGAGATCGCCGTCGTGGTCAGCGTCGAGGATCCCAGCGAAGGCAGCCACTTCGGCGGCAAAGTCGCAGCGCCAATCTTCGCGCAAATCGTCTCGCGTGCCATGCAATTGCGGCATGTGGTTCCAGATGCCCCACCGGCCGAGGCCAACATCGCACGTTGA
- a CDS encoding flagellin N-terminal helical domain-containing protein: MALTIASNVLALSASLQAGKAGNAVGDTIRRLSSGLRINSARDDAAGLAIASRMRVQVSGLNQARRNAGDGQSMLETASGALDSLSARLQRIRDLSVQGLNGTLSLTDTDAVQAEINANLKEIDRLTQQSTFNGLRLLDGSAGMVNLQVGANDSDKLSVNLGGSGFGVNALGLKDFTIAGLPGTVSGLSVLQGRSTNVMIDSPTTTVHWPAGSTSPNLVRDVSGTIYVQDVDGAGKPTYQQVGYRPTTDTVTGLSDVALSPSGPPVFQSPAAVASRAIGVPSLLDNTNAPIAGASLVQADDGRYFILKAGNYYQASLGFGTSGTVTAKAADMTSPLTAADFSTLPATVTQTPPVDPAADTVAFQDASGVSLSASASRLLQRNNGTYVIEVDTGGGNFRYYDAALTMSDDGTTRTMTARAVSTTYQSFTDLPSVSGDSTVTIDPAKVSVNYTDRNGVTYGNVLGLDASGNYVFNLPQSAKTGTLVTAQDGSQYIRTVNGSEDVLIFYPLTFTALTDASTNTTVLNVVEAGEGIRLKQPLDPLATLDRALAAVDAQRSLLGAAQNRLDSITNAQQTTATNLDTARSRIEDADYAAEVSKMTAAQIVSQAATAMLAQANQQSQSVLSLLGRN; encoded by the coding sequence ATGGCCCTTACCATCGCCAGCAATGTCCTGGCGCTCAGCGCATCCCTGCAAGCGGGGAAAGCGGGCAACGCAGTGGGCGACACCATTCGACGCCTGTCTTCCGGGCTGCGGATCAACTCCGCGCGGGACGACGCAGCGGGCCTGGCCATTGCCAGCCGAATGCGGGTGCAAGTCAGTGGGCTGAACCAGGCACGACGGAATGCGGGCGACGGCCAATCCATGCTGGAGACCGCCAGCGGTGCCCTTGACTCCCTGAGCGCACGCCTGCAGCGCATCCGCGACCTGAGCGTTCAAGGCCTTAACGGCACACTTTCGCTCACGGATACGGATGCGGTCCAGGCCGAAATCAATGCGAACCTGAAGGAAATCGACCGCCTCACGCAGCAGTCCACGTTCAACGGCTTGCGGCTGCTGGACGGCAGCGCTGGCATGGTCAACCTGCAGGTCGGCGCGAACGATTCGGACAAGCTGTCCGTGAACCTCGGTGGTTCCGGCTTTGGCGTCAACGCCCTGGGCCTGAAGGACTTCACGATCGCCGGGCTGCCCGGCACCGTCAGCGGCCTTAGCGTGCTCCAGGGCCGCAGTACCAACGTCATGATCGACAGCCCGACCACCACCGTCCACTGGCCGGCGGGCAGCACGAGCCCCAACCTCGTGCGGGACGTCAGCGGCACCATCTATGTGCAGGACGTGGACGGCGCCGGCAAGCCAACCTATCAGCAAGTGGGGTACCGGCCGACGACCGATACGGTAACGGGACTCAGCGACGTCGCGCTCTCTCCGTCAGGCCCGCCAGTGTTCCAAAGCCCGGCGGCGGTGGCATCGCGCGCCATCGGCGTGCCGAGCCTGCTTGACAACACGAATGCGCCGATCGCCGGCGCTTCACTGGTCCAGGCCGACGATGGCCGCTATTTCATCCTGAAGGCCGGCAACTACTATCAGGCCAGCCTAGGTTTCGGCACCTCGGGAACGGTCACCGCAAAGGCCGCCGACATGACGTCGCCGCTGACCGCGGCGGACTTCTCCACGCTGCCGGCAACCGTCACGCAAACGCCGCCCGTGGATCCCGCTGCCGACACCGTCGCGTTCCAGGACGCCAGCGGCGTCAGCCTCAGCGCATCCGCCTCGCGCCTGCTTCAACGCAACAACGGCACCTATGTGATCGAGGTGGATACGGGCGGCGGCAATTTCCGCTATTACGATGCAGCGCTCACGATGAGCGACGACGGCACCACGCGGACCATGACAGCCAGGGCGGTGAGCACCACCTACCAGTCGTTCACGGACTTGCCGTCGGTCAGCGGCGATTCGACGGTGACCATCGACCCGGCAAAGGTCTCGGTCAACTACACCGATCGAAACGGGGTGACCTATGGCAACGTGCTCGGGCTCGACGCCAGCGGCAACTACGTGTTCAACCTCCCGCAGTCGGCCAAGACCGGCACGCTGGTGACCGCGCAGGACGGTTCGCAGTACATCCGCACCGTCAACGGCAGCGAAGACGTGCTGATCTTCTACCCACTGACGTTCACCGCGCTGACCGACGCCTCCACCAACACGACGGTGCTCAATGTGGTGGAAGCCGGCGAAGGCATCCGTCTTAAGCAGCCGCTCGATCCGCTGGCAACGCTTGATCGGGCGCTCGCTGCCGTCGACGCCCAGCGCAGCCTGCTGGGTGCGGCGCAGAATCGGCTCGATTCGATCACCAATGCCCAACAGACGACCGCCACCAACCTTGATACAGCGCGTTCACGGATCGAGGACGCCGACTACGCGGCCGAGGTCTCGAAGATGACTGCCGCCCAGATCGTCAGCCAGGCCGCCACGGCCATGCTGGCACAGGCCAACCAGCAGTCTCAGTCGGTGCTTTCGCTGCTGGGCCGGAACTGA
- a CDS encoding penicillin-binding protein 1A — MPTESKPETTNTPGRARIATCLGALAGLLIALGMAFGAWHVYQAWLSLPDVNSLAAFKPDRPLRIYSQDGILLAEYGDERREIVPLSRIPIVVQQSLLAIEDARFYEHGGVDFSGLFRAAWANFASGRHAQGASTITMQVARRLYLSSEKTYDRKLREVLLAFKLEQQFSKQRLLEVYMNQIYLGERAYGFAAAASIYFDKSLDQLTPAEAALLAGLPKAPSAFNPTVNPERARVRQRYILARMHELGYLGDEQYASALDEPLRLKPRSYAIDPAFAFPVERARQLVVDQYGERAYRDGLDVTLTIQTATQAAAYDALHDGLLRAQQRRRYIPLGRVAIDGNAPASGLDDYPDRDGLTTAVVTATADRSGRLTVKTRDGTTLRAQAPAYAATPLTRGTVVTMASLGGKWEIGQAPDMEGALVSIDSVSGDVVAWVGGYDFHRGKFDHAVQALRQPGSCFKPFVYSASLEKGYFPGTMVDDSQRVLDSTVTGARPWRPKNYGGRYDGFITAREGLVRSKNLVTVGLTQASGIDYVRDFALRFGFAPDLNPGSFPLALGAGSVTPMQLTQAYAVFSNGGYLVQPRLIARIVQRGDQELYTSAGDIERKQIISPRNAFIMDSLLRDVVRKGTGRAAAHIDKADAAGKTGTSNDARDAWFAGYATGLATTVWVGHDQFRSLGAVTGGTLALPIWTDFMRHATADRAPISRALPDDVVEENGDYIYREYRSSACVSDSHAFIRTGYRCASEPAPVPTREQQREHEQILEWFRQDADNV; from the coding sequence ATGCCAACAGAGTCAAAGCCGGAAACCACCAACACTCCCGGACGGGCCCGGATTGCAACCTGCCTGGGCGCGCTTGCCGGTCTCCTTATCGCGCTGGGAATGGCCTTTGGCGCCTGGCACGTCTATCAGGCATGGCTGTCGCTCCCGGACGTCAATAGCCTTGCCGCGTTCAAGCCAGACAGGCCGCTGCGCATTTATTCTCAGGATGGCATCCTCCTGGCCGAGTATGGCGACGAGCGCCGGGAGATCGTCCCGCTTTCCAGAATTCCGATCGTCGTGCAGCAGAGCCTGCTGGCGATCGAAGATGCGCGGTTCTACGAACACGGTGGCGTGGACTTCTCGGGATTGTTCCGCGCTGCATGGGCCAACTTCGCATCGGGCCGGCACGCGCAGGGGGCCAGCACCATCACCATGCAGGTAGCGCGCCGCCTGTACCTGTCCAGCGAGAAGACTTACGACCGGAAGCTGCGCGAAGTTCTTCTGGCCTTCAAGCTGGAGCAGCAGTTCAGCAAGCAACGGCTGCTTGAGGTCTATATGAACCAGATCTATCTGGGCGAGCGCGCATACGGATTTGCTGCCGCGGCGAGCATCTATTTCGACAAGTCACTCGACCAGTTGACCCCAGCGGAAGCCGCCCTGCTCGCGGGCCTCCCCAAAGCACCGTCCGCATTCAACCCGACGGTCAACCCGGAGCGTGCCCGCGTACGCCAGCGGTACATCCTCGCGCGCATGCACGAGCTTGGATATCTGGGCGACGAACAGTACGCATCCGCATTGGATGAACCGCTTCGGCTGAAGCCACGTAGCTATGCCATCGACCCGGCATTTGCCTTTCCGGTGGAGCGCGCACGCCAACTGGTCGTGGACCAGTACGGTGAACGCGCCTATCGCGATGGCCTGGACGTGACGCTAACCATTCAAACCGCCACGCAGGCAGCCGCTTACGATGCCCTGCATGACGGCCTGCTTCGCGCCCAGCAAAGACGACGCTATATCCCGCTGGGACGGGTGGCCATCGACGGCAATGCGCCAGCATCGGGGCTTGACGACTATCCGGATCGGGACGGCCTCACCACGGCCGTCGTCACCGCCACGGCCGATCGCAGCGGCCGCCTGACGGTCAAGACGCGCGATGGCACGACCCTTCGTGCGCAAGCACCCGCGTATGCCGCGACGCCGCTGACGCGCGGCACGGTTGTCACCATGGCAAGCCTGGGTGGCAAATGGGAGATCGGGCAAGCGCCCGACATGGAGGGCGCGCTGGTTTCCATCGATTCCGTCAGCGGCGATGTCGTGGCGTGGGTGGGTGGCTATGACTTCCATCGCGGCAAGTTTGATCACGCCGTGCAGGCGTTGCGCCAGCCGGGCTCCTGCTTCAAACCCTTTGTCTACTCCGCCTCTCTCGAAAAAGGCTACTTTCCGGGAACCATGGTGGACGACAGTCAGCGGGTACTGGACTCGACCGTCACCGGTGCCCGGCCCTGGCGGCCCAAGAACTACGGCGGCCGCTACGACGGCTTCATCACGGCACGCGAGGGGCTTGTCCGCTCCAAGAACCTGGTGACGGTGGGGCTGACGCAGGCTTCCGGTATCGATTACGTGCGGGATTTCGCGCTGCGATTCGGCTTCGCGCCAGACCTGAATCCCGGCAGTTTCCCCCTGGCGCTGGGCGCCGGCAGCGTGACGCCGATGCAATTGACGCAGGCGTACGCCGTCTTCTCCAACGGCGGCTATCTCGTGCAGCCGCGCCTGATCGCCCGGATCGTGCAGCGCGGTGACCAGGAGCTCTACACATCGGCCGGAGACATCGAGCGCAAACAGATCATCTCCCCACGCAACGCGTTCATCATGGACTCGCTGCTTCGCGATGTGGTTCGGAAAGGCACCGGTCGCGCGGCGGCCCATATCGACAAGGCCGACGCTGCCGGCAAGACGGGGACCTCGAACGATGCCAGGGACGCATGGTTCGCCGGATACGCGACGGGGCTGGCGACCACCGTATGGGTAGGCCATGACCAGTTCCGCAGCCTCGGGGCGGTCACGGGTGGGACGCTTGCACTGCCGATCTGGACGGACTTCATGCGCCACGCCACGGCTGACCGCGCCCCGATCAGCAGAGCGTTGCCGGACGATGTTGTCGAGGAAAACGGCGACTACATCTACCGCGAGTATCGTTCGTCCGCCTGCGTGAGCGATTCCCACGCATTCATCCGGACGGGATACCGCTGCGCATCCGAGCCCGCGCCTGTCCCGACACGCGAGCAGCAACGCGAGCACGAGCAGATTCTGGAGTGGTTCCGGCAAGACGCCGATAACGTGTGA
- a CDS encoding ATP-binding protein: MPATQDEDIDVGTESPRIMKRALLLILAVLAGFIPYARAMAQGSWGATEEAWLKEHHVLRIAVDPYWQPLEYVEKGTAHGLSIAYIHAIADRLGLTVQLVPTKSWSESVRKLLDGEVDVLPAVPDFQLPKSAGTRIALTRPYYVGTTLVVAKARDNNYFDLSSLGCITVAVKEGGAYHQWFEGHPLPCTRLLPEPSDSMALAAVRDGKAAAAVGPSAVLHPLIRLQYDKTLHIAGTIAELPLVLRMAVRQDSAPLLSLMNQALASLSAGETDQLYQNWLEGADYLQPSLKALWHYYGATIVLFLIVLISLGVSVYQAMRARANALKSEKVKSEFLAIMSHEIRTPISAVVGALELLDREDNNTPRRELLHRARESADSLLAVLNNVLDYSSISTGKILVKPSALRVNDLVRSVLDGFEAIADRKGIALQLNDQSGGHTINLDGNRIRQVLGNLVANAIKFTEQGTVTVDVRLSRSERSSERVTLAIRVSDTGIGIAPEDQPRLFQPFSQVGNARQRQTGSSGLGLSICKKLVEAMGGSISIWSTLGQGTTVEFSLESTIADTHETALPPSPQVAASVSGEILVVEDTPANQLVLMEQLRALGYDPVLAEAGAQAIDLFSTRSFAAILLDLHLPDVDGFTVAKQMRAREDSTHSQPTPIIAVTAEAGPEQALRSLDAGIDCVLAKPINLQGLQETLHLWIPDCHATGAIGATATDALNALDASHSSHLERTKSMAEYALLELAALDVAARARDPVMAGHHLHRLKGTLLQSSQLTNLAESIPSIEASLDKDVDWDGIVLSLQYLRPEILRRSADDA; this comes from the coding sequence TTGCCCGCAACCCAGGACGAAGATATCGATGTCGGCACCGAATCCCCACGCATCATGAAACGGGCACTGCTTCTGATCCTGGCTGTCCTGGCCGGCTTCATTCCGTACGCCCGCGCCATGGCGCAAGGTTCCTGGGGAGCGACGGAGGAAGCATGGCTGAAGGAGCACCACGTCCTGCGTATCGCGGTGGACCCCTACTGGCAACCGCTCGAATATGTCGAGAAAGGAACCGCTCACGGGCTCAGCATCGCCTATATCCATGCCATTGCCGATCGGCTTGGCCTGACGGTGCAACTGGTGCCCACGAAGTCATGGTCGGAATCCGTGCGCAAGCTTCTGGACGGCGAGGTGGACGTGCTGCCCGCCGTGCCCGACTTCCAGTTGCCCAAGTCCGCCGGAACACGGATTGCACTGACACGTCCCTACTACGTCGGCACGACACTGGTTGTCGCAAAGGCGCGGGACAACAACTACTTCGATCTATCGAGCTTGGGCTGCATTACCGTAGCGGTCAAGGAAGGCGGCGCCTATCACCAATGGTTCGAAGGGCACCCGTTGCCTTGCACGCGGCTACTCCCGGAGCCGAGCGACAGCATGGCATTGGCGGCAGTTCGTGACGGCAAGGCTGCCGCCGCTGTCGGGCCGAGCGCGGTACTTCATCCGCTCATCCGGCTGCAGTACGACAAGACGCTTCATATCGCGGGGACCATCGCCGAGCTGCCGCTGGTGCTGCGCATGGCTGTCCGCCAGGATTCCGCGCCGCTGCTCTCCCTGATGAATCAGGCGCTGGCATCGCTCAGCGCCGGGGAAACCGACCAGCTCTATCAGAACTGGCTGGAGGGCGCGGATTACCTTCAGCCATCGCTCAAGGCACTCTGGCACTACTACGGCGCCACGATTGTGCTTTTCCTGATCGTCCTGATATCACTGGGCGTTTCCGTCTACCAGGCGATGCGTGCCCGCGCCAATGCCTTGAAGAGCGAGAAGGTGAAATCCGAGTTCCTGGCCATCATGAGCCATGAGATACGGACGCCCATTAGTGCGGTCGTGGGCGCGCTGGAGTTACTCGATCGGGAAGACAACAACACGCCAAGACGAGAACTTCTTCATCGGGCTCGAGAAAGCGCCGACTCGTTGCTCGCGGTACTCAATAACGTCCTGGACTATTCAAGCATCAGTACCGGGAAGATCCTCGTGAAGCCCTCGGCGCTGCGTGTGAACGACCTCGTCCGCTCGGTGCTCGATGGCTTCGAAGCCATCGCCGATCGCAAGGGCATTGCGCTCCAGCTGAACGACCAGTCTGGCGGTCACACCATCAACCTGGACGGTAATCGCATACGCCAGGTGCTGGGCAATCTCGTGGCAAATGCGATCAAGTTCACCGAGCAGGGTACCGTCACGGTCGACGTCCGGTTGTCCCGGTCAGAGCGATCGTCGGAACGCGTCACGCTGGCGATCCGCGTAAGCGACACGGGCATCGGCATCGCGCCAGAGGATCAACCAAGGCTGTTTCAGCCCTTCAGCCAGGTGGGGAACGCCCGTCAACGCCAAACGGGTAGCAGTGGCCTTGGCCTCTCCATCTGCAAGAAGCTCGTGGAAGCCATGGGGGGAAGCATCTCGATCTGGAGCACCCTCGGGCAGGGTACGACGGTCGAGTTCTCGCTGGAATCGACGATTGCCGACACACACGAAACCGCCTTGCCCCCCTCGCCACAGGTGGCAGCAAGCGTCTCCGGGGAGATTCTGGTCGTTGAAGACACGCCGGCCAACCAGTTGGTGCTCATGGAGCAGTTGCGCGCGCTTGGGTATGACCCGGTGCTTGCGGAAGCCGGCGCCCAGGCCATCGACCTGTTCTCGACTCGATCGTTTGCCGCCATTCTGCTGGACCTTCACTTGCCGGACGTCGACGGCTTCACAGTCGCAAAGCAAATGCGCGCCCGGGAGGACTCGACGCATTCGCAACCCACACCAATCATCGCCGTGACGGCCGAAGCCGGGCCGGAACAGGCATTGCGTTCGCTGGATGCGGGCATCGATTGCGTTCTAGCCAAACCGATCAATCTGCAGGGATTGCAGGAAACATTGCACCTGTGGATTCCGGATTGCCACGCGACTGGCGCGATCGGGGCGACTGCTACCGACGCACTCAACGCACTCGACGCCAGCCATTCCAGCCATTTGGAACGTACCAAGTCCATGGCGGAATACGCGCTGCTCGAACTTGCGGCCCTCGATGTCGCCGCGCGGGCGCGAGACCCTGTCATGGCCGGACATCATCTCCATCGCCTAAAGGGGACACTGCTCCAGTCCTCGCAGCTCACAAACCTGGCTGAGAGCATCCCGTCCATCGAGGCCAGCCTCGACAAGGACGTCGACTGGGATGGCATTGTCCTGAGCCTTCAATACCTTCGACCCGAGATTCTCAGGCGGTCAGCAGATGACGCTTGA
- a CDS encoding response regulator transcription factor — translation MPISIMVLDDHEIVHQGIVRVLQQNSAFAILGTFTRSRDFVQALRNKAPDLVIIDYALEPSDADGIGVIRMIRRQYPGIKILVLSAHDSPVTIALAMKAGADGYCIKNGSIADITAAIAKILRGASHIPAQVASLSVFGKEQGEGAPGSGGLTAALTEKEREVLRCFLDGMTVNEIAAKFSRSKKTVSGHKQSALRKLGIRSDNELFKVRHLI, via the coding sequence ATGCCCATTTCGATCATGGTCCTGGATGACCACGAAATTGTTCATCAGGGTATCGTCCGGGTACTGCAGCAGAACTCTGCATTCGCAATTCTCGGGACATTCACCCGCAGCAGGGATTTCGTGCAGGCGCTCAGGAACAAGGCGCCCGATCTGGTGATCATCGACTATGCGCTAGAGCCTTCGGATGCGGACGGCATCGGCGTTATCCGGATGATCCGGCGACAGTATCCGGGCATCAAGATCCTCGTTCTATCCGCCCACGACAGCCCCGTCACTATCGCCCTGGCAATGAAGGCGGGGGCCGATGGGTACTGCATCAAGAACGGCTCGATTGCCGATATTACGGCGGCTATCGCCAAGATTCTCCGGGGGGCAAGCCACATCCCAGCCCAGGTTGCCTCGCTTTCCGTGTTCGGCAAGGAACAGGGGGAAGGCGCGCCGGGCTCGGGGGGCCTCACCGCCGCGCTGACCGAAAAGGAACGCGAGGTGCTCAGGTGCTTTCTGGACGGGATGACGGTCAACGAAATCGCCGCGAAATTCTCGCGCAGCAAGAAGACGGTGAGCGGCCACAAGCAGTCGGCGCTCCGCAAGCTGGGGATCCGCTCCGACAACGAACTGTTCAAGGTGCGCCACCTTATCTGA